A window of the Hordeum vulgare subsp. vulgare chromosome 5H, MorexV3_pseudomolecules_assembly, whole genome shotgun sequence genome harbors these coding sequences:
- the LOC123399177 gene encoding uncharacterized protein LOC123399177, whose amino-acid sequence MAFADTAARRLLRGGMSRRMAADAVSMSFGLDGFWQLIAGLLATAAHLLVMPFEVLGHWLQAAIAAVSHLVVLPFEALWHLLQSAAAGVNSCFGSLVAALGSAAHALAAPFEAVCEWLQAAAGSIASGFDGMCEHMQGIFSALPAALASAAHYLVVPFEAFWRWMQKAVAGISLDLNGFWPLVQGFVATAVRKADELVPALEAFWRWLKDTAVVALPFVLAIAAVVCTAALVLYFWQILCTAAVQVAQALVWVLAYCGRCLYDAAMVVWSALAYLVPCCGQYCTTVTMAAPGNAGWLISRAAFEAAPALYFQIHRLAGPVVASAVFCTGTVASAVGASVAALFRL is encoded by the coding sequence ATGGCCTTCGCTGACACGGCAGCACGGAGGCTCCTGCGCGGAGGTATGTCTCGAAGAATGGCCGCCGACGCCGTCAGCATGAGCTTCGGTCTCGACGGCTTTTGGCAGCTCATCGCCGGCCTGTTGGCGACCGCGGCTCACCTGCTCGTCATGCCGTTCGAGGTGCTCGGGCACTGGCTGCAGGCGGCCATCGCCGCCGTGTCCCACCTGGTCGTCCTGCCGTTCGAGGCGCTCTGGCACTTGCTACAGTCCGCCGCCGCCGGCGTGAACTCCTGCTTCGGCAGCCTCGTCGCGGCGCTTGGGAGCGCTGCCCACGCTCTGGCGGCGCCGTTTGAAGCTGTTTGCGAGTGGCTCCAGGCCGCCGCCGGAAGCATCGCTTCCGGCTTCGACGGTATGTGTGAGCACATGCAGGGCATCTTCTCTGCCCTTCCCGCCGCGCTCGCCAGCGCTGCCCACTACCTCGTCGTGCCGTTTGAGGCTTTCTGGAGGTGGATGCAGAAAGCCGTCGCTGGCATCAGCCTCGATCTGAACGGCTTTTGGCCGCTCGTCCAGGGCTTCGTCGCCACGGCCGTGAGAAAGGCCGACGAGCTCGTCCCGGCCTTGGAGGCGTTCTGGAGGTGGCTCAAGGACACCGCCGTCGTCGCGCTCCCATTCGTGCTGGCCATCGCCGCGGTCGTCTGCACCGCGGCCCTAGTCTTGTACTTCTGGCAGATCCTGTGCACCGCCGCGGTGCAGGTCGCGCAGGCGCTCGTCTGGGTCCTCGCCTACTGCGGGCGTTGCTTGTACGACGCCGCCATGGTGGTCTGGAGTGCGCTCGCTTACCTCGTCCCCTGCTGCGGGCAGTACTGCACCACGGTCACCATGGCCGCCCCAGGCAACGCCGGCTGGCTGATATCCCGCGCTGCGTTCGAGGCGGCCCCGGCGCTGTACTTCCAGATCCACCGCTTGGCTGGCCCCGTCGTGGCCTCTGCTGTCTTCTGCACGGGCACCGTCGCCTCGGCAGTCGGAGCGTCGGTCGCCGCCCTTTTCCGCCTCTGA
- the LOC123399178 gene encoding uncharacterized protein LOC123399178, with protein sequence MAFSDTATRRLLRGGVAKGIAADAVGMSFGLDGLWQLIAGLFAGVVHLLVLPFQVLGHWLQAAIAAVAHLVLLPFEALWHLLQSAAAAVTFCFHSLVAALGSVAHALVVPFEALWHLLQSAAAAVGFCFDKLVAAVGSVPHALAVPFEALWHLLQSAATGVSLCFGNLIAALGSAAHALAVPFETLWQWFQAAPASISFGFQGLWQLIQGCFINLVAALGSAAHALVVPFETLWQWLQAAATGVSSGFDGFWEHMQGIFADLPAALASAAHSLVLSLESFWRWVEIAVAGISLDLDGFWPLVQRFVATAASKAHELVPALEAFWRWLKDAAPVALPYVLTIAAVGCVAALVWYCGQILCTAAVELARALVQVLCSCWQALCNAGVQAAPALGRVLCFCRDCLIVVAMWVVQCCTRVTMVGPGAAGALISRPAFAANPRLYFKILRLAGPVVAAAVFSSSPVAWVVGAVVGILFSL encoded by the coding sequence ATGGCCTTCTCTGACACTGCAACACGGAGGCTCCTGCGCGGCGGTGTGGCTAAAGGAATCGCCGCCGACGCCGTCGGCATGAGCTTCGGCCTCGACGGCTTGTGGCAGCTCATCGCCGGCCTGTTCGCGGGCGTGGTTCACCTGCTCGTTCTGCCGTTCCAGGTGCTCGGGCACTGGCTCCAGGCGGCCATCGCCGCCGTGGCCCACCTGGTCCTCCTGCCGTTCGAGGCACTCTGGCACTTGCTGcagtccgccgccgccgccgtgaccTTCTGCTTTCACAGCCTCGTCGCTGCGCTCGGGAGCGTGGCCCACGCTCTGGTGGTGCCGTTCGAGGCGCTCTGGCACCTGCTGCAGTCCGCCGCGGCTGCCGTCGGCTTCTGCTTCGACAAGCTCGTCGCCGCGGTCGGGAGCGTGCCCCATGCTCTGGCGGTGCCGTTCGAGGCGCTCTGGCACTTGCTGCAGTCCGCCGCCACTGGCGTCAGCTTATGCTTCGGCAATCTCATCGCCGCGCTCGGTAGCGCGGCCCACGCTCTGGCGGTGCCGTTCGAAACGCTCTGGCAGTGGTTCCAGGCCGCCCCCGCAAGCATCAGTTTCGGCTTCCAAGGTCTGTGGCAGCTCATACAAGGCTGCTTCATCAACCTCGTCGCCGCGCTCGGTAGCGCAGCCCACGCTTTGGTGGTGCCGTTCGAAACCCTCTGGCAGTGGCTCCAGGCCGCTGCCACCGGCGTCAGTTCCGGCTTCGACGGCTTCTGGGAGCACATGCAGGGCATCTTCGCCGACCTCCCCGCCGCGCTCGCCAGCGCTGCCCACAGCCTCGTCCTGTCGTTAGAGTCTTTCTGGCGGTGGGTGGAGATCGCCGTCGCCGGCATCAGCCTCGATCTAGACGGCTTTTGGCCGCTCGTCCAGCGCTTCGTGGCCACGGCCGCGAGCAAGGCCCACGAGCTCGTCCCGGCCTTGGAGGCGTTCTGGCGGTGGCTCAAGGACGCCGCTCCCGTCGCGCTCCCTTACGTGCTGACCATCGCCGCGGTTGGTTGCGTCGCGGCCCTGGTCTGGTACTGCGGGCAGATCCTTTGCACCGCCGCCGTGGAGCTCGCGAGGGCGCTCGTTCAGGTCCTCTGCTCCTGTTGGCAGGCCCTGTGCAACGCCGGCGTGCAGGCCGCGCCGGCGCTCGGCCGGGTCCTCTGCTTCTGCCGGGACTGCTTGATTGTCGTCGCCATGTGGGTGGTGCAGTGCTGCACCAGGGTTACCATGGTCGGCCCGGGCGCCGCCGGCGCGCTGATATCACGCCCTGCATTCGCGGCGAACCCGCGGCTCTACTTCAAGATCCTCCGTTTGGCTGGCCCCGTCGTGGCCGCTGCTGTCTTCAGTTCCAGCCCCGTCGCGTGGGTAGTCGGAGCGGTGGTCGGCATCCTTTTCAGCCTCTGA